In Lodderomyces elongisporus chromosome 2, complete sequence, the following proteins share a genomic window:
- the PAM17 gene encoding TIM23 complex component (BUSCO:EOG09264HN5), with translation MLVLGLSRRCVTKGLFSKVRFNSTSTITNTTTTSGSPSGSLSWVDYFKLKKQNNRINMVSGVITGLGGSLLTLGYLGNIEIDVEKPIMGFDPIMVMGGAVILGGFAGYLVGPFIGSFVFKMLNRSQLRQYEVKNSFFLSRLKNKRPDPSSQSFSNPIPDYYGERIYSLKDYRQWLRDCNAFRRKAKEFL, from the coding sequence ATGTTAGTGCTAGGTTTGTCCAGAAGATGCGTGACCAAGGGTCTTTTTTCTAAAGTTAGATTCAACTCTACCAGCACCATTACCAATACTACTACAACTTCGGGATCACCATCGGGCCTGCTCTCATGGGTTGACTACtttaaattgaaaaaacaaaacaacagaaTCAATATGGTTAGTGGAGTAATTACTGGTCTTGGGGGCTCATTGCTCACGTTGGGTTACTTGGGAAACATTGAGATTGATGTTGAAAAGCCAATTATGGGATTCGACCCAATTATGGTGATGGGAGGAGCAGTGATACTTGGTGGATTTGCCGGCTACTTGGTTGGTCCATTCATTggctcttttgttttcaaaatgttgAACAGATCGCAGTTGAGACAATATGAAGTCAAGAATagttttttcctttctagGTTAAAGAACAAGAGACCCGACCCTTCAAGCCAAAGTTTCTCAAACCCTATTCCTGATTACTACGGAGAAAGAATCTACTCGTTGAAGGATTATAGACAGTGGTTAAGAGACTGCAATGCATTTAGAAGAAAAGCCAAGGAGTTTCtttag
- the KGD1 gene encoding 2-oxoglutarate dehydrogenase E1 component (BUSCO:EOG09260AZA) — MLRAFKSAIPRTQLLHSKKVNYFATTTKRFLATDTFLQGNNSNYVDEMYEAWRQDPSSVHASWNAYFKNIENSNVPPSQAFQAPPTLVPTVSGGAAGFVPGASGSANNQDVVTHLKVQLLVRAYQVRGHQKAKIDPLGISFGDSADTPKELTLEFYGFTEKDLDKEITLGPGILPRFAQGDKKEMTLREIIKACEDLYCSSYGVEYVHIPSKTQCDWLRERIEIPQPFKYSQDQKRQILDRLIWATSFESFLSTKFANDKRFGLEGCEAMVPAMKALIDTSVEYGVEDIVIGMPHRGRLNMLSNVVRKPNESIFSEFSGSREFDEGSGDVKYHLGMNYQRPTTSGKHVNLSLVANPSHLESEDGVVLGKTRAIQQYKNDVGEYKKAMSVLLHGDAAFAAQGVVYETMGFANLPAYSTGGTIHVIVNNQIGFTTDPRFARSTLYPSDIAKSINAPIFHVNADDVEACTFVFNLAAEWRATYHTDVIIDVVGYRKHGHNETDQPAFTQPLMYQEISKKKSVIDIYAKQLIDEGTFTAEDIEEHKKWVWNILEESFSKAKDYEPTSREWLTTPWEDFKSPKELATEVLPHFPTAVDEATLKKIGDAISEVPEGFEVHRNLKRILNQRKKTVESGEGIDYATGEALAYGSLALEGYHVRVSGQDVERGTFSQRHAVLHDQKSESTWTPLSNLSDDQGVFSISNSSLSEYGVLGFEYGYSLTSPDALVEWEAQFGDFANTAQVIIDQFIAGAESKWKQRSGIVLSLPHGYDGQGPEHSSGRIERYLQLCNEDPRHFPTPEKLERQHQDSNMQVAYPTTPANVFHLLRRQMHRQFRKPLILFFSKSLLRHPLARSELKDFTGDSGFQWIIEDVLGDKSEVKRVVLMTGQVYTLLHKKRQQLEDKTTAFIKIEQLNPFPFAQLRDALNEYPNIEDLVWCQEEPLNMGAWSFVVPRVESTLNETDKYKDLKLRYAGRDPSASVAAGSKAMHLAEEEQVLEEVFQ; from the exons ATGCTTAGAGCTTTCAAGAGTGCTATTCCACGCACTCAACTTTTACACAGCAA AAAAGTAAACTACTTTGCCACAACCACCAAGAGATTTTTGGCCACTGATACTTTTTTGCAAGGAAACAACTCCAACTATGTTGACGAGATGTACGAGGCTTGGAGACAAGACCCTTCAAGTGTCCATGCCTCATGGAATGCTTACTTCAAAAACATTGAAAACAGCAATGTCCCACCATCACAAGCTTTCCAAGCACCTCCAACCTTGGTACCAACTGTTTCAGGTGGTGCCGCCGGTTTTGTCCCCGGCGCAAGCGGCTCAGCCAACAACCAAGATGTCGTTACCCACTTGAAGGTGCAATTGCTTGTTAGAGCTTACCAAGTTAGAGGTCACCAAAAGGCCAAGATTGATCCTTTGGGAATCTCCTTTGGCGATAGTGCTGATACTCCAAAAGAGTTGACTTTGGAATTTTATGGCTTCACCGAAAAGGACTTGGACAAGGAGATCACTTTGGGTCCAGGTATCTTGCCCAGATTTGCTCAAGGAGACAAGAAGGAAATGACCTTGAGAGAAATCATCAAGGCCTGCGAAGACTTGTACTGTTCCTCTTATGGTGTTGAATACGTCCACATTCCATCAAAGACCCAATGTGACTGgttgagagagagaattgAAATTCCACAACCATTCAAATACTCACAAGACCAAAAGAGACAAATTTTGGACCGTTTGATTTGGGCAACCTCATTTGAATCATTCTTGTCCACTAAATTCGCCAACGACAAGAGATTTGGTTTGGAAGGTTGTGAAGCCATGGTTCCAGCAATGAAGGCCTTGATTGATACCTCGGTCGAATACGGTGTTGAAGATATCGTTATTGGTATGCCACACAGAGGTAGATTGAACATGTTGTCCAATGTTGTGCGTAAACCAAACGAATCAATCTTTTCCGAGTTCTCTGGCTCAAGAGAATTCGATGAAGGTTCAGGTGATGTCAAGTACCACTTGGGTATGAACTACCAAAGACCAACCACCTCGGGTAAGCACGTTAATTTGTCCTTGGTTGCCAACCCATCACACTTGGAATCTGAAGATGGTGTTGTTTTGGGTAAGACTCGTGCTATCCAACAGTACAAGAACGATGTAGGCGAATACAAGAAGGCCATGTCAGTCTTGTTACATGGTGACGCCGCTTTTGCTGCCCAAGGTGTCGTTTACGAAACAATGGGTTTTGCAAACTTGCCAGCATACTCCACTGGTGGTACCATTCACGTTATTGTCAATAACCAAATTGGTTTTACCACTGATCCTAGATTTGCTAGATCAACCTTGTACCCATCTGACATTGCCAAGAGTATTAATGCTCCAATCTTCCACGTGAATGCCGATGACGTTGAAGCATGTACTTTTGTCTTTAACTTGGCTGCTGAGTGGAGAGCAACATACCACACTGATGTTAtcattgatgttgttggttaCAGAAAACACGGTCACAATGAAACAGATCAACCAGCATTTACCCAACCATTGATGTATCAAGAAATCTCGAAAAAGAAGTCTGTCATTGACATTTATGCTAAGCAATTGATTGACGAAGGTACTTTTACTGCAGAAGATATCGAAGAGCACAAGAAATGGGTATGGAACATCTTGGAAGAATCATTCTCCAAGGCCAAGGACTACGAGCCAACATCAAGAGAATGGTTGACTACACCATGGGAAGACTTTAAGTCACCTAAAGAATTGGCCACCGAAGTGTTGCCACACTTTCCAACTGCAGTCGATGAAGcaactttgaaaaagattggTGATGCTATTTCAGAAGTTCCTGAAGGCTTTGAAGTCCACAGAAACTTGAAGCGTATCTTGAACCAACGTAAAAAGACAGTTGAATCCGGTGAAGGTATCGACTACGCTACTGGTGAAGCTCTTGCTTACGGTTCTTTGGCTCTTGAAGGTTACCATGTTAGAGTTTCAGGTCAAGATGTCGAGAGAGGTACTTTTTCACAAAGACACGCGGTCTTGCATGACCAAAAGTCTGAAAGTACATGGACACCATTGTCCAACTTGAGCGATGATCAAGGTGTTTTCAGTATTTCAAACTCCTCGTTGTCTGAGTATGGTGTATTGGGATTTGAATATGGTTACTCCTTGACTTCACCTGATGCATTGGTTGAATGGGAAGCACAATTTGGTGATTTCGCAAACACTGCACAAGTCATTATTGATCAATTCATTGCCGGTGCCGAGTCTAAGTGGAAGCAAAGATCTGGTATTGTTTTGTCATTGCCTCATGGTTATGATGGCCAAGGTCCAGAGCATTCCTCTGGTAGAATTGAGAGATACTTGCAATTATGTAACGAAGACCCACGTCATTTCCCAACTCCAGAGAAATTAGAACGTCAACATCAAGATAGTAATATGCAAGTTGCATACCCAACTACACCAGCTAATGTCTTCCACTTGTTGCGTCGTCAAATGCACAGACAATTCAGAAAGCCAttaattttgttcttttcaaagTCATTATTGCGTCATCCATTGGCCAGATCCGAGTTGAAGGATTTCACTGGTGACTCTGGTTTCCAATGGATCATTGAAGATGTGCTTGGTGACAAGTCCGAGGTGAAGAGGGTTGTTCTTATGACTGGTCAAGTCTACACCTTGTTGCACAAGAAGAGACAACAATTGGAAGACAAGACCACTGCATTTATCAAGATTGAACAATTGAACCCATTCCCATTTGCTCAATTGCGTGATGCATTGAATGAGTACCCAAACATTGAAGATTTGGTATGGTGTCAAGAAGAGCCATTGAACATGGGTGCTTGGTCTTTTGTTGTGCCAAGAGTTGAGTCTACATTGAATGAAACCGACAAGTACAAGGACTTGAAGTTGAGATATGCTGGAAGAGACCCAAGCGCTTCGGTTGCTGCCGGTTCTAAGGCAATGCATTTGGCTGAAGAAGAGCAAGTTTTGGAAGAAGTATTTCAGTAA